Genomic DNA from Candidatus Palauibacter australiensis:
CTCACATCCAGCATGCGGTCGCGCGTGATGTGGTTCTCGCTCTCGTCGAAGTCTCCGTTGAAGAGCGCAACGACGTTCGTCGAGTGCGGCTCCAGGAAGAAGCTCTCGAGCTTCAGGTACATCGTGTGCGCCCGCGCCGTCGCGACGATGGCGACGGTCAGCACGGCGGTCGTCAACAGGACACGGCGTCCGATCTTCATCAGGGGTCCTCCGGAGGCTCCAGCTTCTCGGGTTCGGTAGCGCATGGCCGAGAAACATGCGCCGAGCCGGGCCGGTTCGGCCATAGCCGGGGACGGGCCGGCGTTGTCGCGGCGTTGTCACCATGGCGGGAAACGCCGATCATGGGCTGCGTCGCCCGCAGCGGCTCCACAGCGACCACCTCGAAACAGGGAGTAGTGATGACGCTCCGGATCAATGACACGGCGCCGGATTTCACGGCGGATACGACGCAGGGCAGAATCCGCTTCCACGACTGGATCGGGGACGGGTGGGTCCTCCTCTTCTCCCATCCGAAGGACTTCACGCCCGTGTGTACGACGGAACTCGGGGCCGTGGCCGCCCTGGAGGACGCGTTCGCGGCGCGCAACTGCAAGATCATCGGGGTCAGCGTCGACGGGGTGAGCGACCACAAAGCCTGGTCGAAGGACATCGAGGCTTCGCAGGGGCACGCCGTCGGCTACCCGCTGATCGGCGACCCGAGGCTCGAGATCGTCAAGGCGTACGACATGCTCCCGGCCGACGCCGGCGACACGTCCGAGGGACGCACACCGATGGACAACGCCACGGCGCGCTCGGTGTTCGTCATCGGCCCCGACAAGAAGATCAAGGCCACCCTCACGTATCCGATGAGCACGGGCCGCAACTTCGCCGAGATCCTCCGGCTCCTGGATTCGTGCCAGCTCACGGCCGAGAAGCAGCTCGCCACGCCGGCGAACTGGGAGCAGGGCGACGACGTGATCATCGCGCCGGCGGTCACCGACGAGGAGGCGCGGAAGCGTTTCCCGGAGGGCTGGGAGCAGCCCCTTCCCTACATCCGGGTCGTTCCGCAGCCGCAGGACGGTTAGCTGTTGCGGTTCGCGCCGACACAAACCATTGCCCGAGCCGGCGGGGGATTCCTCCTCGCCGGCGTGTTCCTGTCCGCGTGCTCGGCCGGTCCGGATGCCGGCGACACAGCCTCGGAGGGCGGCCGGCTCCTGATCGACGGCGGCACGGTCGTCGTCATGGACGACGCCGGCACCGTCCTCGAGGCGGGCGCGGTGCTCGTGGAAGGGGATCGGATCTCCGCCGTCCTCGACGGTGAGGCTCCCCGCCCCGCGGGCGTGACGGTGCTCGACGCGACGGGGCACCTCGTGATCCCCGGACTCGTCAACACGCACGGCCACGCCGCCATGTCGCTCCTGCGCGGACTCGCCGACGACATGCCGCTGATGACGTGGCTGAACGAGCACATCTTCCCCGCCGAGGCAGAACTCGTCGATCCCGAGTTCGTCTATTGGGGCACGCTGCTCTCGTCCATCGAGATGCTGAAGAGCGGGACGACGACGTTCGCGGACATGTACTACTTCCGGGATGACGCGGCGCGGGCGGTGATCGATGCGGGCATCCGCGCCGTCATGGGCCCGCATGTCATCGGCTTTCCCGCCCCCGACTTCGCGTCGCCGGCGGAGACGCTGGCCAACGCATTCGAGTTCATGGAGGCGTATCGCGACCACCCCACGCTGGTTCCCGGTACGGCCGCCCACTCGCTGTACACGACCTCGCTGGACGACGTTCGCGCCGCGCTGCGGTTGGCCATCGAGTACGATGCCCCGTTTCAGATCCACACGGCCGAGGACGCGAGCGAGTTCGCGACGGCGACGGAACGGACCGGGATGGGCGTGGTGGAGGCACTCGAGTCCGTAGGAGCGCTCCGTCCGGGGACCGTCCTCGCCCACTCCATCTACCTCTCGGATGAGGACATCGAACGCATCGCGGCCGGGGGGGCGGGGGTCTCGCACAACCCGCAGAGCAACCTCAAACTCGGGATCCCGCGGGCGGCGCCGGTTGTGAAGCTGCTCGCCGCCGGAATCCCTGTGGGACTCGGCACCGACGGTCCGGCGAGCAACAACGACCTCGACCTCTTCGACGAGATGGATGCCGCCGCCAAGCTCCACAAGTTCACGAACGCCGACCCGACCGCGCTCCCGGCCGAGACGGTGTTCCGCATGGCCACGATGGGCGGCGCCCGCGTGCTCAACCTCCACGACCGCATCGGCTCGCTGGAGCCCGGAAAGCGCGCCGACGTCGTGCTGCTCGACACG
This window encodes:
- a CDS encoding peroxiredoxin; the encoded protein is MTLRINDTAPDFTADTTQGRIRFHDWIGDGWVLLFSHPKDFTPVCTTELGAVAALEDAFAARNCKIIGVSVDGVSDHKAWSKDIEASQGHAVGYPLIGDPRLEIVKAYDMLPADAGDTSEGRTPMDNATARSVFVIGPDKKIKATLTYPMSTGRNFAEILRLLDSCQLTAEKQLATPANWEQGDDVIIAPAVTDEEARKRFPEGWEQPLPYIRVVPQPQDG
- a CDS encoding amidohydrolase, producing MRFAPTQTIARAGGGFLLAGVFLSACSAGPDAGDTASEGGRLLIDGGTVVVMDDAGTVLEAGAVLVEGDRISAVLDGEAPRPAGVTVLDATGHLVIPGLVNTHGHAAMSLLRGLADDMPLMTWLNEHIFPAEAELVDPEFVYWGTLLSSIEMLKSGTTTFADMYYFRDDAARAVIDAGIRAVMGPHVIGFPAPDFASPAETLANAFEFMEAYRDHPTLVPGTAAHSLYTTSLDDVRAALRLAIEYDAPFQIHTAEDASEFATATERTGMGVVEALESVGALRPGTVLAHSIYLSDEDIERIAAGGAGVSHNPQSNLKLGIPRAAPVVKLLAAGIPVGLGTDGPASNNDLDLFDEMDAAAKLHKFTNADPTALPAETVFRMATMGGARVLNLHDRIGSLEPGKRADVVLLDTRRAGLTPLYNVYSHLVYAARGSDVSTVLVNGRVVVRDGRVLTVDEAEVMERAHTFRDRVRDVIARVAEEAG